The Kitasatospora setae KM-6054 genome contains a region encoding:
- a CDS encoding cytochrome P450 — translation MATAAPATSHPAAAHPATSHPAPRGACPFAPPPAYQQAVRDEPVTRVALWDGAPCWLVTRHQDTRDVLADPRFSADAARPGFPFLSAAARQIGAGKTSFIRMDDPEHSRLRRMLTGDFTLRKTAALRPAIQQVADRLFAAMTTGRTRADLVADFALPLPSLVICLLLGVPYEDHEFFQRCSRSLLNRDSPVEEVLAAQDALTEYLDTLTDSKRGNPDDGILSRLVERGELPTEEIGAMGRLLLIAGHETTANMTALSVLALLRHPDQLAHLRAHPEATPAAVEELLRWLSIVQTGVTRVAVEDVEVGGVLIRAGEGVICQLNTANRDEDRYPDGDTLDLTRDTRRHVAFGFGVHQCLGQPLARLELEIALDTLLRGLPDLRLAVPFEEIRFRHEMTVYGIETLPVTW, via the coding sequence ATGGCCACTGCCGCCCCCGCCACCAGCCACCCCGCCGCCGCGCACCCCGCCACCAGCCACCCCGCCCCGCGCGGCGCCTGCCCGTTCGCCCCGCCGCCCGCCTACCAGCAGGCCGTCCGGGACGAACCCGTCACCCGGGTCGCGCTCTGGGACGGCGCCCCCTGCTGGCTGGTCACCCGCCACCAGGACACCCGCGACGTCCTCGCCGACCCCCGCTTCAGCGCCGACGCCGCCCGCCCCGGCTTCCCGTTCCTCAGCGCCGCCGCCCGGCAGATCGGCGCCGGGAAGACCTCCTTCATCCGGATGGACGACCCCGAGCACAGCCGCCTGCGCCGGATGCTCACCGGCGACTTCACCCTCCGCAAGACCGCCGCCCTGCGCCCCGCGATCCAGCAGGTCGCCGACCGGCTGTTCGCCGCGATGACCACCGGCCGCACCCGCGCCGACCTGGTCGCCGACTTCGCCCTCCCGCTGCCCTCGCTGGTCATCTGCCTGCTGCTCGGCGTCCCGTACGAGGACCACGAGTTCTTCCAGCGCTGCAGCCGCAGCCTGCTCAACCGGGACAGCCCGGTCGAGGAGGTCCTCGCCGCCCAGGACGCCCTCACCGAGTACCTCGACACCCTCACCGACAGCAAGCGCGGCAACCCCGACGACGGCATCCTCAGCCGCCTCGTCGAACGCGGCGAACTCCCCACCGAGGAGATCGGCGCGATGGGCCGGCTGCTGCTGATCGCCGGCCACGAGACCACCGCCAACATGACCGCGCTCTCCGTCCTCGCCCTGCTCCGCCACCCCGACCAGCTCGCCCACCTGCGCGCCCACCCCGAGGCCACCCCCGCCGCCGTCGAGGAACTGCTGCGCTGGCTGAGCATCGTCCAGACCGGCGTCACCCGGGTCGCCGTGGAGGACGTCGAGGTCGGCGGCGTGCTGATCCGGGCCGGCGAGGGCGTCATCTGCCAGCTCAACACCGCCAACCGCGACGAGGACCGCTACCCCGACGGCGACACCCTCGACCTCACCCGCGACACCCGCCGCCACGTCGCCTTCGGCTTCGGCGTCCACCAGTGCCTCGGCCAGCCGCTGGCCCGGCTGGAACTGGAGATCGCCCTCGACACCCTGCTGCGCGGCCTGCCCGACCTGCGCCTCGCCGTGCCGTTCGAGGAGATCCGGTTCCGCCACGAGATGACCGTCTACGGCATCGAGACCCTGCCCGTCACCTGGTGA
- a CDS encoding TMEM165/GDT1 family protein produces MSFDPLAMLTAFGLIFLAELPDKTMFASLAMGTRMRPLYVWFGTSAAFLVHVALAVGAGSLLGLLPGLAVKLVSAALFGFGAFVLLRSGGDDDDEEGGAKTVTGFWPVWGTAFMTVFIGEWGDLTQITTANLAATNGWLPTAIGSAAALMSVSALALLVGRFIAKRVPLRTVQRVGGLCMVVLCAWTLFEAFTA; encoded by the coding sequence ATGTCCTTCGACCCCCTGGCGATGCTCACCGCCTTCGGGCTGATCTTCCTCGCCGAACTCCCCGACAAGACCATGTTCGCCTCACTGGCGATGGGCACCCGCATGCGCCCGCTGTACGTCTGGTTCGGCACCTCGGCCGCGTTCCTCGTGCACGTCGCGCTCGCGGTCGGCGCGGGCAGCCTGCTCGGCCTGCTGCCCGGCCTGGCCGTCAAGCTGGTCTCCGCCGCGCTGTTCGGCTTCGGCGCGTTCGTACTGCTCCGCTCCGGCGGTGACGACGACGACGAGGAGGGCGGCGCCAAGACGGTGACCGGCTTCTGGCCGGTCTGGGGCACCGCGTTCATGACGGTGTTCATCGGCGAGTGGGGCGACCTGACCCAGATCACCACCGCCAACCTGGCCGCCACCAACGGCTGGCTGCCCACCGCGATCGGCTCCGCCGCCGCCCTGATGTCGGTCTCCGCACTGGCCCTGCTGGTCGGCCGCTTCATCGCCAAGCGCGTCCCGCTGCGCACCGTGCAGCGGGTCGGCGGCCTGTGCATGGTCGTGCTGTGCGCCTGGACGCTGTTCGAGGCGTTCACCGCCTGA
- a CDS encoding M4 family metallopeptidase translates to MSPSSARRRALGTAALAALLLASATTATTGSATAAPGRDAAVARARANVAGHAALFGYGPGQELVLRDVVLDPDGAQHVRFDRTYQGLPVVGGDLVVHQDARGRLADSSRAKGHDPAVPTTRPAVPAQRGAAEALGQAPGISGAVSVPELVVWAADGTARLAWRTTVSGTGKQGQPAGRVVVTDATTGAAIDSYDAEHSATGTGHSEYTGDVPLATTQQPDGSYALIDPVRGHTTKDAHNLAANSVKATSGTLYTDTDNVWGDGRKFSADRATAAVDAHANTAWTYDYYKNTFGRSGIKNDGKGATVFVHVGTDWDNAQWSDACFCMMTGDGNGTTDPEQVDLDTMGHEMTHGVTSATANLRYSGESGGLNESTSDIFGTMVEWYAGNALDQGDYLFSDQSTPPWLRRFDKPSLDGGSADCWSKSVGRLDVHYSSGVGNHWFYLASEGSGAKTVNGVAYNSPTCNGSTVTGIGNQKVAAIWYRALTVYMTSTTDYKGARTASLNAARDLYGAGSAEYAAVGAAWSAVSVS, encoded by the coding sequence GTGAGCCCCTCCTCCGCGCGCCGCCGCGCCCTCGGCACGGCCGCCCTCGCCGCCCTGCTCCTCGCCTCCGCCACCACCGCCACCACCGGCAGCGCCACCGCCGCGCCCGGCCGGGACGCCGCCGTCGCCCGGGCCCGGGCCAACGTCGCGGGGCACGCCGCGCTGTTCGGCTACGGCCCCGGCCAGGAACTCGTCCTGCGGGACGTGGTGCTGGACCCGGACGGCGCCCAGCACGTCCGTTTCGACCGCACCTACCAGGGGCTGCCCGTGGTCGGCGGCGACCTGGTGGTGCACCAGGACGCGCGCGGCCGGCTGGCCGACTCCTCGCGCGCCAAGGGCCACGACCCGGCGGTGCCCACCACCCGCCCGGCCGTCCCGGCGCAGCGCGGGGCCGCCGAGGCGCTCGGGCAGGCGCCGGGCATATCCGGCGCGGTGTCGGTGCCCGAGCTGGTGGTCTGGGCCGCCGACGGCACCGCCCGGCTGGCCTGGCGCACCACCGTCAGCGGCACCGGCAAGCAGGGCCAGCCGGCCGGCCGGGTGGTGGTCACCGACGCGACCACCGGCGCCGCGATCGACAGCTACGACGCCGAGCACTCCGCCACCGGCACCGGCCACTCCGAGTACACCGGCGACGTCCCACTCGCCACCACCCAGCAGCCGGACGGGAGTTACGCGCTGATCGACCCCGTCCGCGGCCACACCACCAAGGACGCCCACAACCTCGCCGCGAACAGCGTCAAGGCCACCTCCGGCACGCTCTACACCGACACCGACAACGTGTGGGGCGACGGCCGGAAGTTCTCCGCCGACCGGGCCACCGCCGCCGTCGACGCGCACGCCAACACCGCCTGGACGTACGACTACTACAAGAACACCTTCGGCCGCAGCGGCATCAAGAACGACGGCAAGGGCGCCACCGTCTTCGTGCACGTCGGCACCGACTGGGACAACGCCCAGTGGTCCGACGCCTGCTTCTGCATGATGACCGGCGACGGCAACGGCACCACCGACCCCGAGCAGGTCGACCTCGACACCATGGGCCACGAGATGACCCACGGCGTCACCAGCGCCACCGCCAACCTCCGCTACAGCGGCGAGTCCGGCGGCCTGAACGAGTCCACCAGCGACATCTTCGGCACCATGGTCGAGTGGTACGCGGGCAACGCGCTCGACCAGGGCGACTACCTGTTCAGCGACCAGTCGACGCCGCCGTGGCTGCGCCGCTTCGACAAGCCCTCGCTGGACGGCGGCTCGGCGGACTGCTGGAGCAAGTCGGTCGGCCGACTCGACGTGCACTACTCCTCGGGCGTCGGCAACCACTGGTTCTACCTGGCCAGCGAGGGCAGCGGCGCCAAGACCGTCAACGGCGTCGCCTACAACAGCCCGACCTGCAACGGCTCGACCGTCACCGGCATCGGCAACCAGAAGGTCGCCGCCATCTGGTACCGGGCCCTGACCGTCTACATGACCTCCACCACCGACTACAAGGGCGCCCGCACCGCCTCGCTGAACGCGGCCCGCGACCTCTACGGCGCGGGTTCCGCCGAGTACGCGGCGGTGGGCGCCGCGTGGAGCGCGGTCTCGGTCTCCTGA
- a CDS encoding low temperature requirement protein A: MVDAAEPERHAGWNELFFDLIAVAGVGQLAHLLHAGPGWGAVGLYGLLVGAFWLSWACFTVYGDVVAERTSSFALFVAMAGMAVMAAAVEGVHEEARANAFALVYVLLRWYAGRLWRQGRSLLVVPDWPIAQYGAGAVPWLVSVVAPDGWRYWLWGAGLLVDALLLLAVREDGERVASRWAARRERHQGGPGPDRPAPELREAGVDAAHLGERLGLFMVIVLGEGVVQVIRAASDQQHWDVRLAWTGLAAMTLLASLSVLSVRRGAAAFPQLVAGGRPRWVMLCHAAGSAALAALAAGLGRAVEHADGTLPDDTRRLLCAALAGYFAVTLAAVLPTLDGPGQVRGVLVHTVPAVLLSLLLALLPVSLAAGPVVLLLLLATLWARGYRVGRPERRG, encoded by the coding sequence ATGGTGGACGCGGCGGAGCCGGAACGGCATGCGGGCTGGAACGAACTGTTCTTCGACCTGATCGCGGTGGCGGGCGTCGGGCAGTTGGCGCACCTGCTGCACGCGGGGCCGGGCTGGGGGGCGGTGGGGCTGTACGGGCTGCTGGTCGGGGCGTTCTGGCTGAGCTGGGCGTGCTTCACCGTGTACGGGGACGTGGTCGCGGAGCGGACCAGTTCGTTCGCGCTGTTCGTGGCGATGGCCGGGATGGCGGTGATGGCGGCGGCGGTCGAGGGCGTGCACGAGGAGGCGCGGGCGAACGCCTTCGCGCTGGTGTACGTGCTGCTGCGCTGGTACGCGGGCCGGCTGTGGCGGCAGGGGCGGAGCCTGCTGGTGGTGCCGGACTGGCCGATCGCGCAGTACGGCGCGGGGGCGGTGCCGTGGCTGGTGTCGGTGGTCGCGCCGGACGGCTGGCGGTACTGGCTGTGGGGCGCGGGCCTGCTGGTGGACGCGCTGCTGCTGCTCGCGGTGCGCGAGGACGGGGAGCGGGTGGCCTCGCGCTGGGCGGCCCGGCGGGAGCGGCACCAGGGCGGTCCGGGCCCGGACCGGCCGGCGCCGGAGCTGCGGGAGGCGGGCGTGGACGCGGCGCACCTGGGGGAGCGGCTGGGGCTGTTCATGGTGATCGTGCTGGGGGAGGGCGTGGTGCAGGTGATCCGGGCCGCGTCCGACCAGCAGCACTGGGACGTCCGGCTGGCCTGGACCGGCCTGGCCGCGATGACGCTGCTGGCCTCGCTGTCGGTGCTGAGCGTGCGGCGCGGCGCGGCGGCCTTCCCACAGCTGGTCGCGGGCGGCCGACCGCGCTGGGTGATGCTCTGCCACGCGGCGGGCTCGGCCGCGCTGGCGGCGCTGGCGGCCGGCCTGGGCCGGGCGGTCGAGCACGCCGACGGCACGCTCCCGGACGACACCCGGCGGCTGCTGTGCGCGGCGCTGGCCGGCTACTTCGCGGTGACGCTGGCAGCGGTGCTGCCGACCCTGGACGGGCCCGGGCAGGTCCGCGGCGTCCTGGTGCACACCGTCCCGGCGGTGCTGCTGTCACTGCTCCTGGCCCTGCTGCCGGTGTCGCTGGCGGCCGGTCCGGTGGTGCTGCTGCTCCTGCTGGCCACGCTGTGGGCCCGCGGCTACCGGGTGGGGAGGCCGGAGCGGCGGGGGTGA
- a CDS encoding vWA domain-containing protein → MTATPLAKGANLPVAATAVRARLDRATGPGTPGLSAAALVLGADGGPRLLRAGERAAGVAVRPDGADVDLAAQPPGVQRVLLLAVSDGAGLGAVPGLALLLDDARDGVGLVRFEPGAGAETALVCGELYRRAGGWKFRAVGQGWTDGLAGLAVAHGFTLREPQPQPVPPQPEPVPPQPEPVPPQPVQPAAGPSPSPEPAQLTAEEQALPVDMRKRLTLRKQQVAVSLRKHGAQHLTARVILVLDASGSMSALYHRGVVADVVERMAAVAAQLDDDGAMQAWTFATHPARLPDLRLADLPDWLRLHVRVGELSLFGRRRIRPPLPDGRVDMKAVGFQNEEQRVIAQVRDHVRANPAADPTLVLFFSDGGVYRNAEIERELRAAAEEPVFWQFVGLGDGDYGVLEHFGTLPGRRVDNVGFFAVDDISTLPDPELYDRLLSTFPQWVTAARRAGILR, encoded by the coding sequence GTGACAGCCACTCCCCTCGCCAAGGGCGCGAACCTGCCGGTCGCCGCCACCGCCGTCCGCGCCCGACTCGACCGCGCCACCGGGCCCGGCACCCCCGGGCTGAGCGCCGCCGCGCTGGTGCTCGGCGCGGACGGCGGACCGCGGCTGCTGCGCGCCGGGGAACGCGCGGCGGGCGTCGCGGTCCGGCCGGACGGGGCCGACGTCGACCTGGCGGCGCAGCCGCCCGGCGTCCAGCGGGTGCTGCTGCTGGCCGTCTCGGACGGCGCCGGGCTCGGCGCCGTCCCCGGGCTGGCGCTGCTGCTCGACGACGCCCGCGACGGGGTCGGGCTGGTCCGCTTCGAACCCGGCGCCGGCGCGGAGACCGCGCTGGTCTGCGGCGAGCTCTACCGGCGCGCCGGCGGTTGGAAGTTCCGCGCCGTCGGCCAGGGCTGGACGGACGGCCTGGCGGGCCTCGCCGTCGCGCACGGGTTCACCCTCCGCGAGCCGCAGCCGCAGCCCGTGCCGCCGCAGCCGGAGCCCGTCCCGCCGCAGCCGGAGCCCGTGCCGCCGCAGCCTGTGCAACCGGCCGCCGGCCCGTCGCCGTCGCCGGAGCCCGCGCAACTGACGGCGGAGGAGCAGGCGTTGCCCGTCGACATGCGCAAGCGGCTGACCCTGCGCAAGCAGCAGGTCGCGGTCAGCCTGCGCAAGCACGGCGCCCAGCACCTCACCGCCCGGGTGATCCTGGTGCTGGACGCCTCCGGTTCGATGAGCGCGCTCTACCACCGGGGCGTGGTCGCCGACGTGGTCGAGCGGATGGCCGCCGTCGCCGCCCAGCTCGACGACGACGGCGCCATGCAGGCGTGGACCTTCGCCACCCACCCCGCCCGCCTCCCCGACCTGCGGCTGGCCGACCTCCCGGACTGGCTGCGGCTGCACGTCCGGGTCGGCGAGCTCTCGCTGTTCGGCCGCCGCCGGATCCGGCCGCCGCTGCCCGACGGGCGGGTCGACATGAAGGCCGTCGGGTTCCAGAACGAGGAGCAGCGGGTGATCGCCCAGGTCCGCGACCACGTCCGGGCCAACCCGGCGGCCGACCCGACCCTGGTGCTGTTCTTCTCCGACGGCGGCGTCTACCGCAACGCCGAGATCGAGCGCGAGCTGCGCGCCGCCGCCGAGGAGCCCGTCTTCTGGCAGTTCGTCGGCCTCGGCGACGGCGACTACGGCGTCCTCGAACACTTCGGCACCCTCCCCGGCCGCCGCGTCGACAACGTCGGCTTCTTCGCGGTCGACGACATCAGCACCCTCCCGGACCCGGAGCTCTACGACCGCCTGCTGTCGACCTTCCCGCAGTGGGTGACGGCCGCCCGCCGGGCGGGGATCCTGCGGTAG
- a CDS encoding ribosome hibernation promotion factor, with protein sequence MNRLQTRPRAEVLVETRGAVSAGAPEYARGKVAAVLERLDEPVLAVRVRLAQEANHAVARPSLAQVVVDLNGRPVRAHVAAATMREAVDLLQDRLAARLARLRHHRRGPEHRPEHRPEQRPAHRPERRVRPPEERQVVRHKSYGLARRAPLDAVGELEAMDYDFHLFTDADSGRESVVYRGTAGGYRLASAGPLPAAAVPGLVASRLGVPVLTPGQARGRLDLSGLPFVFFTDAATGRGNVLYHRYDGHYGLITPAG encoded by the coding sequence ATGAACCGTCTGCAGACCCGTCCCAGGGCCGAGGTGCTGGTGGAGACGCGCGGCGCGGTGAGCGCGGGCGCCCCGGAGTACGCGCGGGGGAAGGTCGCGGCCGTGCTGGAGCGGCTGGACGAGCCGGTGCTCGCGGTGCGGGTGCGGCTCGCGCAGGAGGCCAACCACGCGGTGGCGCGGCCGTCGTTGGCGCAGGTCGTGGTCGACCTGAACGGCCGCCCGGTGCGGGCGCACGTCGCGGCGGCGACCATGCGGGAGGCCGTCGACCTGCTCCAGGACCGGCTCGCCGCCCGGCTGGCCCGGCTGCGCCACCACCGGCGCGGCCCCGAGCACCGGCCCGAGCACCGGCCGGAGCAGCGCCCCGCGCACCGCCCGGAGCGGCGGGTCAGGCCGCCCGAGGAACGGCAGGTGGTGCGGCACAAGAGCTACGGGCTGGCGCGCCGCGCGCCGCTCGACGCGGTGGGCGAACTGGAGGCGATGGACTACGACTTCCACCTGTTCACGGACGCGGACAGCGGCCGCGAGAGCGTCGTCTACCGGGGCACGGCGGGCGGCTACCGGCTGGCCTCGGCCGGCCCGCTCCCGGCGGCGGCGGTGCCCGGGCTGGTGGCGAGCCGGCTGGGGGTGCCGGTGCTGACGCCGGGCCAGGCCCGGGGACGGCTGGACCTCAGCGGCCTGCCGTTCGTCTTCTTCACCGACGCCGCGACCGGCCGCGGCAACGTCCTGTACCACCGCTACGACGGGCACTACGGCCTGATCACGCCCGCCGGGTAG